From Fusarium oxysporum f. sp. lycopersici 4287 chromosome 10, whole genome shotgun sequence, the proteins below share one genomic window:
- a CDS encoding hypothetical protein (At least one base has a quality score < 10), with amino-acid sequence MAHHSATRDEFVGTNRAVERPYEESIGSTTMPTVGGDTIENGTISAFGYAPAYRRVLGALVGVAIVMALSSPLGAIMVVGSYQVTYAGYWGLSWGWILPNLMMLPQAIAIAELCSSMPVNGGFYWWSAALAPRKLSRPVAFIVGWFNVLSLATALAAFAYAIAAGIAETITIATEHEFSNAELMGISMGVITLWASLMLLRLENVSIVMIITATFLGLSCIGFIIALPVRHSMLDIPFASAEDVFGSYKNYSSDWPETGIAVPFCFYGALFVNSIWAAPAYVAEETHDARREAPKAIMESFVCTAILGLGICLAFAFCIPDMDAVVEDKTGYPFFVIVSDHWGGPSTVAFLLLGSFFSTIGGSGMLLTYATQVAAFARDGGLPYSSYLSRVHQRTNMPLAATGLLLCLSYLFLLLSLSSHASDIVYSLATLASLIIWATPITFRLFARDRWVPGPFYTGRFSWTIHLLGVLTSAYFLITRAFPPTKDELPLTIIVVLGVLVASVLAYVLGGGDFKGLDLVALESWRHNNRHCIEGTVDFADIVRQSTVDHMINK; translated from the exons ATGGCTCACCACAGTGCAACAAGAGATGAATTTGTCGGAACCAATAGAGCCGTCGAAAGGCCATACGAAGAGAGCATCGGTTCGACTACCATGCCAACGGTCGGCGGCGACACCATCGAAAATGGCACGATTTCGGCCTTTGGATACGCCCCTGCCTATCGCCGGGTCTTGGGCGCACTAGTAGGCGTTGCGATTGTTATGGCTCTATCGTC GCCACTCGGTGCAATTATGGTGGTTGGCTCATACCAAGTGACTTACGCAGGCTATTGGGGGCTTTCGTG GGGATGGATCCTTCCAAATCTGATGATGCTTCCTCAAGCCATCGCTATTGCAGAGCTATGTTCGTCCATGCCCGTTAATGGAGGGTTCTATTGGTGGTCTGCAGCCTTGGCTCCTAGAAAATTATCTCGCCCCGTCGCCTTTATAGTAGGATGGTTCAATGTCCTATCCTTGGCAACTGCACTCGCTGCTTTTGCATACGCTATTGCAGCAGGGATTGCTGAGACCATCACCATTGCGACGGAACATGAGTTTTCTAACGCAGAACTGATGGGTATTTCCATGGGCGTCATCACGCTCTGGGCTAGCCTAATGCTACTACGACTGGAGAATGTGAGCATCGTTATGATCATTACGG CAACTTTCTTGGGTCTATCGTGTATCGGCTTCATCATTGCCCTTCCGGTTCGCCATTCCATGCTCGATATTCCGTTTGCCAGCGCGGAAGATGTTTTCGGCAGTTACAAGAATTATTCTTCGGACTGGCCTGAAACAGGAATTGCAGTTCCGTTCTGCTTCTATGGTGCTCTGTTCGTCAATTCAATCTGGGCCGCTCCGGCCTACGTGGCTGAAGAGACTCACGATGCTCGAAGGGAGGCTCCAAAGGCCATCATGGAGTCTTTTGTTTGTACAGCAATACTAGGTCTAGGTATATGCCTGGCTTTCGCCTTTTGCATACCTGACATGGACGCTGTCGTTGAAGACAAAAC AGGCTATCCCTTCTTCGTCATAGTATCCGATCATTGGGGGGGACCCAGTACTGTTGcctttctccttcttggcagTTTCTTCTCAACCATCGGAGGGAGCGGCATGCTTCTTACCTACGCAACGCAGGTGGCGGCTTTTGCCAGAGATGGAGGTCTTCCTTATAGCTCCTATCTCAGTCGCGTACACCAGCGAACCAATATGCCTCTGGCGGCCACAGGCCTCTTGCTCTGCCTGTCatatttatttcttcttttgtcTCTATCCTCACACGCTAGTGATATCGTGTACTCCCTGGCAACACTGGCGAGCTTGATTATATGGGCTACACCCATTACCTTTCGGCTTTTTGCCCGTGACAGGTGGGTACCTGGGCCTTTCTACACAGGGCGATTCAGCTGGACCATCCACCTTTTGGGGGTGCTCACTTCTGCGTATTTTCTCATCACTCGTGCATTTCCGCCGACCAAAGACGAGCTCCCTCTTACTATTATCGTTGTTCTAGGGGTTCTCGTGGCTTCTGTTCTTGCATACGtgcttggtggtggtgactTCAAAGGCCTTGATCTGGTCGCTCTAGAGTCATGGAGACACAACAATCGTCACTGCATAGAAGGCACAGTTGATTTTGCCGACATTGTGCGACAATCGACGGTCGACCACATGATCAACAAATAA
- a CDS encoding bifunctional P-450:NADPH-P450 reductase (Fatty acid omega-hydroxylase) (P450foxy), with protein sequence MALSCDESTPIPEPRGLPFLGNVTEFRSEDSLQDLDRLHDTYGEIYRLRFPKVGSCVIVGSQKLVNELCDEKRFRKAIQAELAEIRLAAGDGLFTAREGEVSWDIAHRVLMPVFGPTAIRSMFDEMYDVVSQMTLKWARYGPTSPISASEDFTRLALDTIALCSMGYRFNSFYKDTTHPFVQSMSDSLVELGNRSLRPSWARIFYRSSERKLAKDINFMRTTSEDLIKARKADPNADQRKDLLAAMMNGVDPRTGSRMDDESIINNLLTFLIAGHETTSGTLSFAFYSMLKNPDAYLKAQQEVDSIMGRDPITVDKLFQLKYVPAVLRETLRQCSPIPGITLEAREDTLLDGKYHIRKGEAVAAIFSKSHLDPLVYGADAKEFKPERMMDENFDRLQQEFPNCWKPFGNGVRACIGRAFAWQEMLLATSMLLQNFDFYLDDPLYKLKIAETLTIKPKDFLMGASLRHNMTPLDLESHLRGTNNKQGIPAAHSQSPPSTIKASIAATPISIYYGSNSGTCEILARRLASNASSHGFSVMVIDTLDTARNRLPQDHPVVIFVASYEGQPPDNAAHFVNWIQSMTGNEVQKVHYVVFGVGNSEWRQTFHRIPKLIDDELGKRGGERLVTLGLTNVAEKDPFLDFEIWESKELWPALEKKYPDVTGGTPEALVGSMGLSVDISVSRASALRKSVKEAIVTGVRDLAAPGLPRKRHIEMKLPSGCSYEVGDYLEVLPMNPRDAVTRALRRFKLPWDAVLTIAGSEITSLPIGIPVSAWDVLSSYVELAFLSTRKDTLVLASYAQSEKVRTEIELLASDVKFKSEIEDKRVSILDLLERFPSVELPIATYLGMLQPIRTRQYSISSSPLKDPSHATLTYSVLETPSLSGQGLYMGVASNFLASLKPDDRLQVSIRRSNIAFHLPLAPDTTPIICVAAGAGLAPFRGFIQQRSIQMKADRILAPALLIFGCRRRDDDLYREEFDAWEGEGAVVVKRAYSRDAKLTAGCKYVQDRVIEQQEYIRKLWNQGGNVYVCGSRQVGDAVEGALGSILSGVQGGDREDGKRFLDNFRNKRFVMDIFS encoded by the exons ATGGCGTTAAGCTGCGATGAATCGACGCCTATACCCGAGCCTAGGGGCTTACCATTTTTGGGAAACGTTACAGAATTTAGGTCTGAGGACTCTTTACAAGACCTCGATCGACTTCATGATACCTATG GTGAGATCTACCGATTGAGATTCCCCAAAGTGGGATCTTGCGTTATTGTAGGCAGTCAAAAGCTCGTCAACGAGCTCTGTGATGAAAAACGCTTCAGGAAGGCCATACAAGCAGAGTTAGCTGAGATTCGTCTTGCCGCTGGCGATGGCTTGTTTACTGCCAGAGAGGGAGAGGTCAGCTGGGATATTGCCCATCGCGTTCTTATGCCTGTCTTTGGACCAACAGCCATCAGATCAATGTTCGACGAGATGTACGATGTCGTTTCCCAGATGACTCTGAAATGGGCTCGTTATGGGCCAACCTCCCCAATTTCTGCGAGTGAGGACTTTACTCGCCTAGCTCTCGACACAATCGCTCTCTGCTCCATGGGCTACCGCTTTAACTCTTTTTACAAAGATACAACACATCCGTTCGTCCAGTCTATGAGTGATTCATTAGTCGAGCTTGGAAATCGTAGCTTGCGGCCAAGTTGGGCGAGAATCTTCTATCGATCGTCTGAGCGCAAACTGGCCAAAGATATCAATTTCATGCGAACTACGTCCGAGGATCTCATCAAAGCGCGCAAGGCCGATCCCAACGCCGACCAGAGAAAGGATCTCCTggcagccatgatgaatggtgTGGATCCAAGAACAGGCTCTAGGATGGATGATGaaagcatcatcaacaatcttCTCACTTTCCTCATTGCGGGGCACGAAACAACCTCTGGAACTCTGTCCTTTGCGTTTTACTCAATGCTCAAGAATCCAGACGCTTATCTAAAGGCCCAACAAGAGGTTGACTCTATCATGGGGCGGGATCCTATCACTGTTGATAAGCTGTTCCAGTTGAAATACGTCCCAGCT GTATTGCGTGAGACACTCCGCCAATGCTCGCCGATTCCCGGTATCACTCTTGAAGCCCGTGAAGACACGTTGCTAGATGGAAAGTATCACATTAGGAAGGGTGAAGCTGTGGCAGCTATTTTTTCCAAGTCTCATCTCGATCCCTTGGTGTATGGCGCAGATGCTAAGGAATTCAAACCGGAACGCATGATGGACGAGAATTTCGATCGCTTACAACAAGAGTTCCCCAATTGCTGGAAACCCTTTGGTAATGGCGTCAGGGCTTGCATAGGAAGGGCTTTCGCATGGCAAGAGATGCTCCTAGCTACGTCTATGCTGTTGCAAAACTTCGACTTTTACCTCGACGACCCCTTATATAAGCTCAAAATTGCTGAAACCCTCACAATCAAACCCAAGGATTTTCTTATGGGGGCGTCTCTCCGCCACAACATGACTCCTCTCGATTTAGAAAGTCACCTCCGAGGCACAAACAACAAACAGGGCATTCCCGCTGCTCACAGCCAGTCTCCACCGTCTACGATTAAGGCCAGTATTGCTGCTACCCctataagtatttattatgGTTCCAACAGTGGTACCTGCGAGATCCTCGCCCGACGGCTGGCTTCTAATGCTTCATCGCACGGCTTCAGTGTAATGGTAATCGATACGCTGGATACTGCCAGGAACAGGCTGCCTCAGGATCATCCGGTTGTCATCTTTGTAGCTTCTTACGAGGGCCAACCACCTGATAATGCCGCGCACTTCGTGAACTGGATCCAGAGTATGACTGGTAATGAGGTGCAAAAGGTCCACTATGTCGTTTTTGGTGTCGGCAATTCGGAATGGCGGCAAACCTTTCACCGAATTCCCAAATTGATCGACGACGAACTTGGGAAACGTGGCGGCGAGCGACTTGTGACTTTGGGCCTGACAAATGTTGCCGAAAAAGACCCTTTTCTGGACTTCGAGATATGGGAAAGTAAGGAACTATGGCCTGCTCTTGAGAAAAAGTACCCTGACGTTACTGGAGGGACGCCAGAAGCTTTAGTGGGATCTATGGGACTGAGTGTCGATATTTCGGTATCTCGTGCTTCGGCTCTACGGAAAAGTGTCAAAGAAGCTATAGTAACAGGTGTGAGGGATCTCGCCGCTCCGGGGCTACCCCGTAAAAGACACATTGAGATGAAACTCCCTTCAGGCTGCTCGTACGAGGTGGGCGATTACCTTGAGGTCCTTCCAATGAACCCTCGCGATGCTGTCACTCGGGCCCTCCGACGTTTCAAACTGCCTTGGGATGCTGTTCTTACGATCGCTGGTAGCGAGATTACCTCCCTACCAATTGGTATCCCGGTATCTGCATGGGACGTGCTCAGCTCTTATGTTGAGTTAGCATTCCTCTCTACAAGAAAAGATACACTCGTTCTTGCATCCTACGCGCAAAGCGAAAAGGTCAGAACAGAAATTGAGCTCCTTGCTTCTGACGTTAAATTCAAGAGCGAGATCGAAGACAAGCGTGTATCTATTCTAGATCTGCTTGAACGATTTCCGTCGGTTGAATTGCCGATTGCTACATACTTAGGCATGCTGCAACCCATCAGGACTAGGCAGTA ttccatctcatcctcacccCTCAAGGACCCAAGCCATGCTACTTTGACCTATTCGGTACTTGAAACGCCCTCGTTGAGTGGACAAGGTCTTTACATGGGAGTAGCCTCGAACTTTCTTGCGAGTTTGAAGCCAGATGATCGGCTCCAGGTATCTATACGACGGTCCAACATTGCGTTTCACCTTCCGCTTGCTCCGGATACTACACCAATCATCTGCGTCGCTGCTGGCGCTGGTCTAGCCCCTTTCCGCGGGTTTATACAGCAAAGATCTATTCAAATGAAGGCAGACCGCATATTGGCGCCTGCGCTGCTTATATTTGGTTGCCGTCGTCGGGATGACGATCTTTACCGAGAGGAATTCGACGCTTGGGAAGGTGAGGGTGCTGTGGTCGTGAAGAGAGCATACTCGCGTGATGCCAAACTGACAGCCGGATGCAAATATGTTCAAGATCGAGTCATTGAACAACAGGAATATATTAGGAAACTTTGGAATCAAGGGGGGAATGTCTACGTATGTGGAAGTAGGCAAGTCGGTGACGCAGTGGAAGGGGCGCTTGGGAGCATCCTGAGTGGGGTGCAGGGCGGAGATCGAGAGGATGGCAAAAGATTCTTAGACAACTTTAGAAACAAGCGTTTCGTCATGGATATATTCAGTTGA